In a genomic window of Streptomyces noursei ATCC 11455:
- a CDS encoding 16S rRNA (uracil(1498)-N(3))-methyltransferase, whose amino-acid sequence MTAPVFLVESLAGVRAGGTLTLDGPEGRHAVSVRRLRVGEEVVLTDGAGTGAEGTVAAVEGKDRLTVAVSGLRTEEPPVPTLTVVQALPKGDRGELAVETMTETGVDAIVPWSAARCVTQWKGERAAKSLAKWRATAREAGKQSRRLIFPRVADPLSTKQVAQLLADADFAAVLHEEGSTPLATAELPTEGSIVLVVGPEGGVSPEELAAFAEAGAKPYRLGASVLRTSTAGTAATALLLGRTGRWS is encoded by the coding sequence GTGACCGCGCCCGTCTTCCTCGTGGAGTCGCTCGCCGGTGTACGGGCCGGGGGCACGCTGACCCTGGACGGCCCCGAGGGCCGGCACGCGGTGTCGGTGCGGCGGCTGCGGGTCGGCGAGGAGGTCGTGCTGACCGACGGCGCCGGGACCGGTGCCGAGGGCACGGTCGCCGCCGTCGAGGGCAAGGACCGACTGACCGTCGCCGTCAGCGGGCTGCGCACCGAGGAGCCGCCGGTGCCCACCCTCACCGTGGTGCAGGCGCTGCCCAAGGGCGACCGCGGGGAGTTGGCCGTGGAGACCATGACGGAGACCGGGGTGGACGCCATCGTGCCGTGGTCCGCGGCGCGCTGCGTCACGCAGTGGAAGGGCGAGCGGGCAGCCAAGTCGCTGGCCAAGTGGCGTGCCACGGCACGCGAGGCGGGCAAGCAGTCCCGCCGGCTGATCTTCCCGCGGGTCGCCGACCCGCTGTCGACCAAGCAGGTCGCCCAGCTGCTCGCCGACGCCGACTTCGCCGCCGTCCTGCACGAGGAGGGCAGCACCCCGCTCGCCACCGCCGAACTCCCCACCGAGGGCTCGATCGTGCTGGTCGTCGGCCCCGAGGGCGGGGTCTCGCCGGAGGAGCTGGCGGCCTTCGCCGAGGCGGGCGCCAAGCCGTACCGCCTGGGCGCGTCCGTGCTGCGGACGTCCACGGCCGGCACCGCGGCGACCGCCCTGCTGCTGGGCCGCACCGGCCGCTGGAGCTAG
- a CDS encoding carbohydrate kinase family protein, whose amino-acid sequence MNSGRRDVQPPAGPAAVPPGLDPLAAVRRDGDPPTDVYLTGTVFLDIIFTGLDSAPVRGTESWARGMGSSPGGVANMATALARLGLRTSLAAAFGDDMYGEYCWEALEQGEGIDLALSRKIPGWHSPVTVSMAYEGERTMVSHGHEAPPPEHAFDGGHAPGCPPPTRACVAALVPGRREGWLGCAAGRGSRIFADVGWDDTGRWDPTDLADLEHCEAFLPNAEEAMRYTRTDCPRAAARKLADLVPLAVVTLGAEGAYAVDARTGESAEVPAIAVEALDPTGAGDVFVAGFVTGTLADWPLADRLSFAGLSAALSVQEFGGSLSAPGWTEIAAWWSRVRGCDTGAAAGLRRQYGFLDAVLPAPDGAAGPSGGADAARPAGPAPLARAVPTIGFRRPA is encoded by the coding sequence GTGAACAGTGGCCGACGCGATGTCCAACCGCCCGCGGGGCCGGCCGCCGTGCCCCCGGGGCTCGATCCGCTGGCCGCGGTGCGCCGCGACGGCGATCCGCCCACCGATGTCTATCTCACCGGCACCGTCTTCCTCGACATCATCTTCACCGGCCTGGATTCCGCCCCGGTCCGCGGCACCGAGTCCTGGGCCCGCGGTATGGGCTCCAGCCCCGGTGGCGTCGCCAACATGGCCACCGCGCTGGCCCGGCTCGGGCTGCGCACCTCCCTGGCCGCCGCGTTCGGCGACGACATGTACGGCGAGTACTGCTGGGAGGCGCTGGAACAGGGCGAGGGCATCGACCTGGCGCTCTCCCGCAAGATCCCCGGCTGGCACTCACCGGTGACCGTCTCCATGGCCTACGAGGGCGAGCGGACCATGGTCTCGCACGGCCACGAGGCACCGCCCCCGGAGCACGCCTTCGACGGCGGGCACGCCCCCGGCTGCCCGCCGCCGACCAGGGCCTGCGTCGCCGCGCTCGTCCCCGGCCGCCGGGAGGGCTGGCTGGGCTGCGCGGCCGGCCGCGGCAGCCGGATCTTCGCCGACGTCGGCTGGGACGACACCGGCCGCTGGGACCCCACCGACCTCGCCGACCTGGAGCACTGCGAGGCGTTCCTGCCCAACGCCGAGGAGGCGATGCGCTACACCCGCACCGACTGCCCGCGCGCCGCCGCCCGCAAGCTCGCCGACCTCGTCCCGCTCGCCGTCGTCACGCTCGGCGCGGAGGGCGCCTACGCGGTGGACGCCCGCACCGGCGAGAGCGCCGAGGTGCCCGCCATCGCGGTGGAGGCGCTGGACCCGACCGGCGCCGGGGACGTCTTCGTCGCCGGCTTCGTCACCGGCACCCTCGCCGACTGGCCGCTGGCCGACCGGCTGTCCTTCGCCGGGCTGAGCGCCGCGCTGTCGGTGCAGGAGTTCGGCGGCTCGCTCTCCGCGCCCGGATGGACGGAGATCGCCGCCTGGTGGAGCCGGGTGCGGGGCTGCGACACCGGGGCCGCCGCCGGGCTGCGCCGCCAGTACGGCTTCCTGGACGCCGTGCTGCCCGCGCCCGACGGCGCCGCCGGACCGTCCGGCGGCGCGGATGCCGCGCGCCCCGCCGGACCGGCGCCGCTGGCCCGCGCGGTCCCCACGATCGGCTTCCGCCGCCCGGCCTGA
- a CDS encoding S-(hydroxymethyl)mycothiol dehydrogenase: MAQEVRGVVAPGKNEAVRLETILVPDPGPGEAVVKVQACGVCHTDLHYKQGGINDDFPFLLGHEASGVVESVGEGVTDVAPGDFVVLNWRAVCGSCRACLRGRPQYCFNTHNARQKMTLKDGTELSPALGIGAFADKTLVAAGQCTKVDPGVAPAVAGLLGCGVMAGIGAAINTGGVGRGDSVAVIGCGGVGDAAVVGARLAGAAKIIAVDIDDRKLETARTMGATHTVNSRTTDPVEAVRELTGGFGADVVIDAVGRPETYRQAFYARDLAGTVVLVGVPTPEMTLELPLLDVFGRGGALKSSWYGDCLPSRDFPMLIDLHQQGRIDLGAFVTETIGIDEVERAFDRMHAGDVLRSVVVL; this comes from the coding sequence ATGGCACAGGAAGTGCGCGGCGTCGTGGCGCCGGGAAAGAACGAGGCGGTCCGGCTGGAGACGATCCTGGTGCCCGATCCGGGGCCGGGCGAGGCCGTGGTGAAGGTGCAGGCGTGCGGGGTGTGCCACACCGACCTGCATTACAAGCAGGGCGGCATCAACGACGACTTCCCGTTCCTGCTCGGCCACGAGGCGTCCGGCGTGGTGGAGTCGGTGGGCGAGGGCGTCACCGACGTCGCCCCCGGGGACTTCGTCGTCCTCAACTGGCGTGCGGTGTGCGGCTCCTGCCGGGCCTGCCTGCGCGGGCGGCCCCAGTACTGCTTCAACACCCACAACGCCCGGCAGAAGATGACGCTCAAGGACGGCACGGAACTGAGCCCGGCGCTGGGCATCGGGGCGTTCGCCGACAAGACGCTGGTCGCCGCCGGCCAGTGCACCAAGGTCGACCCGGGCGTCGCACCGGCCGTCGCGGGGCTGCTGGGCTGCGGGGTGATGGCCGGGATCGGCGCCGCGATCAACACCGGCGGGGTCGGTCGCGGCGACTCGGTCGCGGTCATCGGCTGCGGCGGGGTCGGCGACGCGGCGGTGGTCGGCGCCCGGCTGGCCGGCGCGGCGAAGATCATCGCCGTGGACATCGACGACCGGAAGCTGGAGACGGCCCGCACCATGGGGGCCACCCACACCGTCAACTCCCGCACCACCGACCCCGTCGAGGCCGTCCGCGAGCTGACCGGCGGCTTCGGCGCGGACGTCGTCATCGACGCGGTCGGCCGCCCGGAGACCTACCGGCAGGCGTTCTACGCCCGCGACCTGGCCGGCACGGTCGTCCTGGTGGGCGTGCCCACCCCGGAGATGACCCTGGAACTCCCCCTCCTGGACGTCTTCGGTCGCGGCGGCGCCCTGAAGTCCTCCTGGTACGGCGACTGCCTGCCCTCCCGGGACTTCCCGATGCTGATCGACCTCCACCAGCAGGGCCGGATCGACCTCGGCGCGTTCGTCACCGAGACCATCGGGATCGACGAGGTGGAGCGGGCCTTCGACCGGATGCACGCCGGCGACGTGCTGCGCTCGGTGGTGGTGCTGTGA
- a CDS encoding histidine triad nucleotide-binding protein, producing MAGEPQADCLFCKIVAGEVPATIVRETETTVAFRDINPQAPTHVLVIPKAHYPNAAELAAAEPKVIADILSESREVAADDQIEETGYRVVFNTGSGAGQTVFHAHLHVLGGRGLQWPPG from the coding sequence GTGGCGGGAGAACCGCAGGCCGACTGCCTGTTCTGCAAGATCGTGGCGGGAGAGGTACCGGCGACGATCGTCCGCGAGACCGAGACCACCGTCGCGTTCCGCGACATCAACCCCCAGGCTCCGACGCACGTCCTGGTGATCCCCAAGGCCCACTACCCGAACGCGGCGGAGCTCGCCGCCGCCGAGCCGAAGGTGATCGCCGACATACTGTCCGAGTCCCGCGAGGTCGCGGCCGACGACCAGATCGAGGAGACCGGCTACCGGGTCGTCTTCAACACCGGCTCCGGCGCCGGCCAGACGGTCTTCCACGCCCACCTGCACGTCCTCGGTGGCCGCGGCCTCCAGTGGCCCCCCGGATAA
- a CDS encoding family 4 glycosyl hydrolase has translation MRLSILGGGGFRVPLVYRALLDDPARSVSELTLYDTDPRRVAVITDVLARLAQGRTRPVPVRVAETLDAALTGADFVFSAIRVGGTAGRIRDERIPLSEGVLGQETVGAGGVLYGLRTIPVALHVAERVAALSPGAWVINFTNPAGMVTEAMAQVLGDRVIGICDSPVGLVRRAARAVGADPAALEDPARSGYDYVGLNHLGWLRSLTLDGTDVLPGLLGDATALGSFEEGRLFGPEWLGVLGALPNEYLHYYYFRRETLHSVRDTRETRGEFLDRQQGGFFERAAAAGAPDAVYDLWERTRLEREETYMAHSREATGGWQRDSDDLEGGGYDRVALALMHAIAGDSGRRLILNVRNGTTVPQLAPDAIVETVCEVTAKGARPLPCAPLRADQLGLMLQIKAVERETVAAALFKDRGAALRALALHPLVDSPAVAARILQRAATDSGRA, from the coding sequence ATGAGGCTCTCCATTCTCGGTGGTGGCGGCTTCCGCGTGCCGCTGGTCTACCGCGCACTGCTGGACGACCCGGCACGCTCCGTCTCCGAGCTGACGCTGTACGACACCGACCCGCGCCGGGTCGCGGTGATCACCGACGTGCTGGCCCGGCTCGCACAGGGCCGTACCCGACCGGTACCCGTACGAGTGGCGGAAACTCTCGACGCGGCGCTGACGGGCGCCGACTTCGTGTTCTCCGCCATACGTGTCGGCGGTACCGCGGGCCGCATCCGGGACGAGCGGATCCCGCTGTCCGAGGGGGTGCTGGGCCAGGAGACGGTCGGTGCGGGCGGGGTCCTCTACGGGCTGCGCACGATCCCGGTGGCGCTGCACGTCGCCGAGCGGGTCGCGGCGCTCTCCCCGGGGGCGTGGGTCATCAACTTCACCAATCCCGCGGGGATGGTGACCGAGGCGATGGCGCAGGTGCTGGGGGACCGGGTGATCGGGATCTGCGATTCGCCGGTGGGGCTGGTGCGCCGGGCGGCGCGGGCGGTCGGCGCGGACCCGGCGGCCCTGGAGGACCCGGCGCGGTCCGGTTACGACTACGTGGGCCTCAACCACCTGGGCTGGCTGCGTTCGTTGACCCTCGACGGCACCGATGTGCTGCCGGGCCTCCTGGGCGATGCCACGGCCCTGGGCTCCTTCGAGGAGGGCCGCCTCTTCGGCCCGGAGTGGCTCGGGGTCCTCGGCGCCCTCCCCAACGAGTACCTGCACTACTACTACTTCCGCCGGGAGACCCTGCACTCCGTACGGGACACCCGGGAGACCCGCGGGGAGTTCCTGGACCGGCAGCAGGGCGGCTTCTTCGAACGGGCCGCGGCGGCCGGTGCCCCGGACGCGGTGTACGACCTGTGGGAGCGCACCCGTCTGGAGCGCGAGGAGACGTACATGGCGCACAGCCGGGAGGCGACCGGCGGCTGGCAGCGGGACAGCGACGACCTGGAGGGCGGCGGCTACGACCGGGTGGCGCTGGCGCTGATGCACGCCATCGCCGGCGATTCCGGACGGCGGCTGATCCTCAACGTCCGCAACGGGACGACGGTGCCGCAGCTGGCGCCGGACGCGATCGTGGAGACGGTCTGCGAGGTGACCGCCAAGGGGGCCCGGCCGCTGCCCTGCGCGCCGCTGCGCGCGGACCAGTTGGGGCTGATGCTCCAGATCAAGGCCGTCGAACGGGAGACGGTGGCGGCCGCCCTCTTCAAGGACCGCGGCGCGGCCCTGCGCGCGCTGGCGCTGCACCCCCTGGTGGACTCCCCCGCGGTGGCCGCCCGCATCCTGCAACGGGCGGCCACGGACTCCGGGCGGGCGTGA
- a CDS encoding HAD family acid phosphatase produces MPRPALSRRVRLGGAVAAALVAGTAVFGAGQATAEHSVPRTDKEIPNLTLVQDKIKAYYGDTVTADGEHYASPTSNYARQVRGIEAKARAYLTGALAKKGTGKAKPAIVLDMDDTTLLTYNYELKVGFNFTPKSQDEYLEHTDMAAVFGMNDLVNWAHKKGAEVFFVTGRKEAQRDWSVRNLKNVGYGVPLDRAHVYLRDKEHPPAYLPCGKTCSTIDFKSGTRRHIESLGYRVVANFGDQYSDLEGGAAARTFKLPNPMYYLP; encoded by the coding sequence ATGCCCCGTCCCGCCCTCTCCCGTCGTGTCCGCCTGGGCGGTGCGGTGGCCGCCGCGCTCGTCGCCGGCACCGCGGTGTTCGGCGCCGGCCAGGCCACCGCCGAGCACTCCGTGCCGCGCACCGACAAGGAGATCCCCAACCTCACCCTGGTGCAGGACAAGATCAAGGCGTACTACGGCGACACGGTGACGGCCGACGGCGAGCACTACGCCTCCCCCACCAGCAACTACGCCCGCCAGGTCCGCGGCATAGAGGCCAAGGCCCGCGCCTACCTGACCGGCGCGCTCGCCAAGAAGGGCACCGGCAAGGCCAAGCCGGCCATCGTCCTGGACATGGACGACACCACCCTGCTGACCTACAACTACGAGCTCAAGGTCGGCTTCAACTTCACGCCCAAGTCCCAGGACGAGTACCTGGAGCACACCGACATGGCCGCGGTCTTCGGGATGAACGACCTGGTCAACTGGGCCCACAAGAAGGGCGCCGAGGTCTTCTTCGTCACCGGCCGCAAGGAGGCGCAGCGCGACTGGAGCGTGCGCAACCTCAAGAACGTCGGCTACGGCGTCCCGCTGGACCGCGCCCACGTCTACCTGCGGGACAAGGAGCACCCGCCCGCCTACCTGCCGTGCGGGAAGACCTGCTCGACCATCGATTTCAAGTCGGGCACCCGCCGGCACATCGAGTCCCTCGGCTACCGCGTCGTCGCCAACTTCGGGGACCAGTACAGCGACCTGGAGGGCGGCGCGGCGGCGCGGACCTTCAAGCTGCCCAACCCGATGTACTACCTGCCATAG
- a CDS encoding nitronate monooxygenase gives MPTALTDFCRHPIVQAPMAGGGSGPELAAAVCEAGGLGFLAAGYKTADGMYQEIKQLRGLTGRPFGVNLFMPQPALTDTSAVEVYREQLAGETAWYETELGDVNGPTDDGYDAKVAILRDDPVPLVSFTFGCPSRAVLDAFAEVGTYTVVTVTTAAEAQAAQWSGADAVCVQGVEAGGHQGTHRDDPHADGTGSGLGLLALLAQVRETVQIPVIAAGGLMRGAQIAAVLAAGASMAQLGTAFLATPESGANPLHKQALTNPLFTHTELTRAFSGRPARGLVNRFLREHGPYAPAAYPAVHYLTAPVRKAAAKAGDAQGLNLWAGQGHRLAREMPAGQLVGVLAAELDAARVSLGLGGAGYGPGGAV, from the coding sequence ATGCCCACCGCGCTCACCGATTTCTGCCGTCACCCCATCGTGCAGGCCCCGATGGCGGGCGGCGGCTCCGGACCCGAGCTGGCCGCCGCCGTCTGTGAGGCCGGTGGCCTCGGCTTCCTGGCCGCCGGCTACAAAACCGCCGACGGGATGTACCAGGAGATCAAACAGCTGCGAGGGCTGACCGGCCGGCCCTTCGGCGTCAACCTCTTCATGCCGCAGCCCGCCCTCACCGACACCTCCGCCGTCGAGGTCTACCGCGAGCAACTCGCCGGCGAGACCGCCTGGTACGAGACCGAGCTCGGCGACGTCAACGGCCCCACCGACGACGGCTACGACGCCAAGGTCGCGATTCTGCGCGACGACCCGGTGCCGCTGGTCTCCTTCACCTTCGGCTGCCCCTCACGGGCGGTCCTCGACGCGTTCGCCGAGGTCGGTACGTACACCGTCGTCACGGTCACCACCGCCGCCGAGGCCCAGGCCGCCCAGTGGTCGGGCGCGGACGCGGTGTGTGTACAGGGCGTGGAGGCGGGCGGTCACCAGGGCACCCACCGGGACGATCCGCACGCCGACGGGACGGGCTCCGGGCTGGGCCTGCTGGCACTGCTCGCCCAGGTCCGGGAGACGGTGCAGATCCCGGTGATCGCCGCCGGCGGGCTGATGCGCGGCGCGCAGATCGCGGCGGTACTGGCCGCCGGGGCCTCGATGGCGCAGCTGGGCACCGCGTTCCTGGCCACCCCCGAGTCCGGCGCCAACCCGCTGCACAAGCAGGCGCTGACCAACCCCCTTTTCACGCATACCGAGTTGACCCGGGCGTTCTCCGGGCGGCCGGCCCGCGGCCTGGTGAACCGTTTCCTGCGGGAGCACGGCCCGTACGCCCCGGCCGCCTACCCCGCCGTGCACTACCTCACCGCCCCGGTCCGCAAGGCCGCCGCCAAGGCGGGCGACGCGCAGGGGCTCAACCTCTGGGCGGGGCAGGGGCATCGGCTGGCGCGGGAGATGCCCGCCGGGCAGTTGGTGGGGGTACTGGCCGCCGAACTCGACGCCGCCCGCGTCTCGTTGGGCCTGGGCGGTGCGGGCTACGGACCGGGCGGTGCGGTGTGA
- a CDS encoding OsmC family protein codes for MATTRTATTHWEGNLLQGKGTVALESSKIGTYDVNWPARAEQPGGVTSPEELIAAAHSSCYSMAFSHGLAGKGHTVEALDTRADVTFQPGEGITGIVLTVKARVPGLSEADFQAAAEDAKKNCPVSQALAGVKNITLHAELLG; via the coding sequence ATGGCAACCACGCGCACCGCCACCACCCACTGGGAAGGCAACCTCCTGCAGGGCAAGGGCACCGTCGCCCTGGAATCGTCCAAGATCGGCACCTACGACGTGAACTGGCCCGCCCGTGCGGAGCAGCCGGGCGGCGTGACCAGCCCCGAGGAACTGATCGCGGCGGCCCACTCCTCCTGCTACTCGATGGCCTTCTCGCACGGCCTGGCCGGCAAGGGCCACACCGTCGAGGCGCTGGACACCCGGGCCGACGTCACCTTCCAGCCCGGTGAGGGCATCACCGGCATCGTGCTGACCGTCAAGGCCCGGGTCCCCGGCCTGTCCGAGGCGGACTTCCAGGCCGCGGCCGAGGACGCCAAGAAGAACTGCCCGGTCAGCCAGGCACTGGCGGGCGTCAAGAACATCACGCTCCACGCCGAACTGCTCGGCTGA
- a CDS encoding ribonuclease Z, producing MSVRELVVLGTASQVPTRHRNHNGYLLRWDGQGLLFDPGEGTQRQMLRAGVAAHDINRICITHFHGDHSLGLAGVIQRINLDRVPHPVTAHYPASGERFFERLRYATAYRETVRISQRPVSADGELDRAKGYVLTARKLSHPVESYGYRLTEPDGRRMLPGKLAAHGIAGPDVGRLQRAGELNGVTLDEVSEARPGQSFAFVMDTRLCDGVHALAAGVDMLVIESTFLDEDVQLAEEHGHLTAGQAARVAADAGVRHLVLTHFSQRYADPADFERQARAAGFGGELTIATDLLRVPLPKRR from the coding sequence ATGTCCGTACGCGAACTGGTCGTCCTCGGGACCGCCAGCCAGGTCCCCACCCGGCACCGCAACCACAACGGCTATCTGCTGCGGTGGGACGGCCAGGGGCTGCTCTTCGACCCCGGCGAGGGCACCCAGCGTCAGATGTTGCGGGCCGGGGTCGCCGCCCACGACATCAACCGGATCTGCATCACCCACTTCCACGGCGACCACTCGCTGGGCCTGGCCGGGGTGATCCAGCGGATCAACCTCGACCGGGTGCCGCATCCGGTGACCGCCCACTACCCGGCCAGCGGCGAGCGGTTCTTCGAGCGGCTGCGGTACGCCACCGCCTACCGGGAGACGGTCCGCATCTCCCAGCGGCCGGTCTCCGCCGACGGTGAACTGGACCGCGCCAAGGGATACGTCCTGACGGCGCGCAAGCTCTCGCACCCGGTCGAGTCGTACGGCTACCGCCTCACCGAGCCGGACGGCCGGCGGATGCTGCCCGGGAAACTGGCCGCCCACGGCATCGCCGGACCGGACGTCGGCCGCCTCCAGCGGGCCGGCGAACTGAACGGCGTCACGCTCGACGAGGTCAGCGAGGCCCGCCCCGGCCAGAGCTTCGCCTTCGTCATGGACACCCGGCTGTGCGACGGCGTCCATGCGCTCGCGGCGGGCGTGGACATGCTGGTGATCGAGTCCACGTTCCTCGACGAGGACGTCCAACTGGCCGAGGAACACGGGCACCTGACGGCCGGACAGGCGGCCCGGGTGGCCGCCGACGCCGGCGTGCGCCATCTGGTGCTCACGCACTTCTCGCAGCGCTACGCCGACCCCGCCGACTTCGAGCGGCAGGCGCGCGCGGCGGGCTTCGGCGGCGAACTCACCATCGCCACGGACCTGCTGCGGGTGCCGCTCCCCAAGAGGCGCTGA
- a CDS encoding enolase C-terminal domain-like protein translates to MVAPRPADLVVTEVRLTPVLVADPPLLNTQGVHQPYTPRLIIELVTAGGATGLGETYGDTAYLDLARPLAAALIGRSVTDLNGLAVLADRMPGPSEPAGPDGVGAAGLRGVRTAGKLRRSVRSGFEVACLDAWGHAAGLPVHALLGGALRDRVAYSAYLFYRWERHPDGPGEPDDWGAALDPAGIVAQARRFADRHGFTSFKLKGGVFPPDQECAAIRALAEAFPGRPLRLDPNGAWSERTALQVADELADVLEYLEDPVSGIEAMAHVAARTPVPLATNMCVTTFEEIPEAVARGAIRIVLSDHHYWGGLHATRELAALCRTFGLGLAMHSNTHLGISLAAMTHVAATVPDLDHACDTHYPWQTEDVLTERPTFRAGHLDVGDAPGLGVTLDRARLAGLHRRWLADDGRHRDRDDAAAMRRADPGWTTPAVPRW, encoded by the coding sequence ATGGTCGCCCCCCGCCCCGCGGACCTGGTCGTCACCGAGGTCCGACTCACCCCGGTCCTGGTCGCCGACCCCCCGCTGCTCAACACCCAAGGCGTGCACCAGCCGTACACCCCACGCCTGATCATCGAGCTGGTCACCGCGGGCGGCGCCACCGGCCTGGGGGAGACCTACGGGGACACCGCATACCTCGACCTGGCCCGCCCGCTGGCCGCCGCCCTGATCGGCCGGTCGGTCACGGACCTGAACGGCCTGGCCGTGCTCGCCGATCGGATGCCCGGCCCGTCGGAGCCGGCCGGTCCGGACGGCGTCGGTGCCGCCGGACTGCGCGGCGTCCGCACCGCCGGCAAACTGCGGCGCTCGGTCCGCTCCGGCTTCGAGGTCGCCTGTCTGGACGCCTGGGGGCACGCCGCCGGCCTGCCCGTGCACGCCCTGCTCGGCGGCGCGCTGCGCGACCGGGTCGCCTACAGCGCCTATCTCTTCTACCGGTGGGAGCGACACCCCGACGGGCCGGGCGAGCCGGACGACTGGGGCGCCGCCCTCGACCCGGCCGGCATCGTCGCCCAGGCCCGCCGGTTCGCCGACCGCCACGGCTTCACGTCGTTCAAGCTCAAGGGCGGGGTCTTCCCGCCCGACCAGGAGTGCGCCGCGATCCGGGCGCTGGCCGAGGCGTTCCCGGGTCGGCCGCTGCGGCTGGACCCCAACGGCGCCTGGTCGGAACGGACCGCGCTCCAGGTGGCGGACGAACTCGCCGACGTCCTGGAGTACCTGGAGGACCCGGTCAGCGGTATCGAGGCGATGGCCCACGTCGCGGCCCGTACACCGGTCCCGCTCGCCACCAACATGTGCGTCACCACCTTCGAGGAGATCCCCGAGGCGGTCGCCCGGGGCGCCATCCGGATCGTGCTCTCCGACCACCACTACTGGGGCGGACTGCACGCCACCCGGGAACTCGCCGCGCTCTGCCGCACCTTCGGCCTCGGCCTGGCCATGCACTCCAACACCCACCTGGGGATCAGCCTCGCCGCCATGACCCACGTGGCGGCCACCGTCCCCGACCTGGACCACGCCTGCGACACCCACTACCCCTGGCAGACCGAAGACGTCCTCACCGAGCGCCCGACCTTCCGCGCCGGCCACCTGGACGTCGGCGACGCCCCCGGCCTCGGCGTCACCCTCGACCGCGCCCGGCTCGCCGGCCTGCACCGCCGCTGGCTGGCCGACGACGGCCGCCACCGGGACCGCGACGACGCCGCCGCGATGCGGCGTGCCGACCCCGGCTGGACCACCCCCGCGGTGCCCCGCTGGTGA
- a CDS encoding MBL fold metallo-hydrolase: MSVRVDHLVTSGTFSLDGGTWDVDNNVWIVGDGAEAVVIDAAHDADAILRALDGRTLRAIICTHAHNDHIDAAPALAARTGARILLHPDDLPLWKQTHPDTAPDGELTDGQVLTIAGTDLRVLHTPGHAPGAVCLHAPDLNTVFTGDTLFQGGPGATGRSFSDFPTIVDSIRDRLLTLPPATVVRTGHGDSTTIGEEAPHLAEWIARGH, from the coding sequence ATGTCCGTCCGCGTCGACCACCTCGTCACCTCAGGGACGTTCTCGTTGGACGGCGGCACCTGGGACGTCGACAACAACGTGTGGATCGTCGGCGACGGTGCGGAGGCGGTCGTCATCGACGCCGCCCACGACGCCGACGCCATCCTCCGCGCCCTCGACGGGCGCACCCTGCGCGCGATCATCTGCACCCATGCGCACAACGACCACATCGACGCGGCGCCGGCGCTCGCCGCCCGCACCGGGGCGCGGATCCTCCTGCACCCCGACGACCTGCCGCTGTGGAAGCAGACCCACCCGGACACCGCCCCCGACGGGGAACTGACGGATGGTCAGGTGCTGACCATCGCCGGAACCGACCTGAGGGTGCTGCACACCCCCGGACACGCCCCCGGCGCGGTCTGCCTCCACGCCCCCGACCTGAACACCGTGTTCACCGGGGACACCCTCTTCCAAGGCGGCCCCGGGGCCACCGGCCGCTCCTTCTCCGACTTCCCGACGATCGTCGACTCGATCCGCGACCGGCTGCTGACCCTGCCGCCGGCGACCGTGGTCCGGACCGGCCACGGCGACTCGACGACCATCGGGGAGGAGGCCCCGCACCTGGCGGAGTGGATCGCCCGGGGGCACTAG